The DNA region GTCCACTTTTACATGTCGGTTACACATTTCAAGACTTTTTCATGATCTTACAAGTTTTCAACTTCAGAGCACTGTAAATAAAGCACAAGTCCTTATCGAAAAAAGATAAAGCACAAGTATAAGCAACCACACACTCGATCTTAACGGATCAGGAGAACAAATCCTTCTTGTTCATCATACAAGATCTCAAAACCAGCTAGGTTCTTCCTAAGCTCAACTGAAACTAAGAGTTCCGCATACGAAGCTTGGTGAACGGTGACCAAATGGGGAAATACATTAGTAATGAGAGTTTTGACACCTAAACGGCAACGCCTGTCAACTGTCATCAACACTGCTAGTAGTTTCGAATATTCCGTCTTTCATTGAACTATCATTGGCATAACTACTTGACTGAATCTATTTAGTCCTAAAGTTCAGATGTTATCTGGCCAGCGATAGGTACAAGATTGACAAAGGTAAATATTCAGTAGAACAGCCCAACAAGATCGAAATCAAGCATCACCACAACATTACTGATTCAACAAACCTTTCTGTAACCAGATAGAAAATCAGGCTTGCTATTTGCTTCCCTTGCTCTATATTTCCCATCCAAGTGTCAGAGCGCACTCAAGATACTACACACCAACACCATGTCATATTCTCATTTCGCCAAAAGGAAACAACATCGTGCTGCCTATGATGTGCTCGTAACAACAAAATGCCACGCAGTTAAAATAACCTCAATAGTATATGGCATTCCGTATTTTCAGATCAAACATCACATTCAGTTAACCTTGCACTGTTAAATCGACTGGATGAAACGAAGGGGTGATCGGTGGAACAAGCATACCTGTGCGTATGGGAGCCATCAAACGGTTTGCTGTGACATTATGGCTGCCACGCTCAGTTTGATAAGCATCGTGCCATCGTACACTGCACTGCAGTGTGCATCTGATCAGCAATAGTGGGCTGCTTTTACTCGTTCGCGTTGAACGTATTGTTCCACAATAATATAACCCAAAACGAAGcacacggcggccggcggcgtccCGTGGCTGCAGAACTGGTGAGTTTGGTGCACGTACCGGATGCTGGAACCGAGGACCTTGGCTCCGCCGCTGGATGAAGTGGGGAGCCATCAGAGGGAGGTTGCTCTCGCCTCTCGGAGGCTGCGCGCCAGGTGGTCTGGAGAAGCGGGCGGCAAGATCAAACAATGCATGCGCGCGGAATCGCGCTGCGGAGAGGAAGCCAATGTGGTGCGATGCGGCGCCAATCCCCATTGGGAGGGAGAAGACCGCACGCGCCCCCTCCGGCCTCCGCCGACGCGCCTCAGATATTCCAAGGAACTCGAAATCCGCGactccgccccgcgccgcgaGTGTTCCGtttgcggcggcgaggaggcgccAAGTGGAATAGGCGGCGCCAAACACTGTCGCAAGGGGGTAGCGGGCGGCAGTTGTGAATGcggccgtcgccgccgacgGGGGAACACTGGAATGGAAGGGCTGACATTGGAGTTGGGCTTCCGGCCCAGGTTCAAAAAGCGCCGAGCGGACCCGAAAATTACGAATTGACATTTGTGAAATTTATCGAGCGGGAATGCACGGGGGAGCATCCATGCCCCAGTACGAACATTAACCCAGAGCATCATCGAGTAACAGATCTGCCCAACACGGCATTCATAAGCTTCGCACTCCATTTCCCATCACAGAACAGAAGACTTTGCACAAAAAAGACACGGAGACTCCTCCAGACATCAGATAGAACGAACGCCTAACACACCCTAGCACCATCAACCAGCATGGGCCCAAAAGCAGGAGCGCCGCCGGAACGCAGAGGCAGGGCTCAGCCGCCGAAGCCGTAGAGGGTGCGGCCCTGGCGCTTGAGCGCGTAGACGACGTCCATGGCGGTGACGGTCTTGCGGCGGGCGTGCTCCGTGTAGGTGACGGCGTCACGGATGACGTTCTCGAGGAAGATCTTGAGCACGCCGCGGGTCTCCTCGTAGATCAGCCCGGAGATGCGCTTCACGCCGCCCCTGCGCGCCAGCCTCCTGATCGCCGGCTTGGTGATGCCCTGGATGTTGTCGCGGAGGACCTTGCGGTGGCGCTTAGCGCCGCCCTTGCCCAGCCCCTTGCCTCCCTTGCCGCGGCCCGACATGGCTCCCTCGGAGGTGTGAGATTGGAATCGAGAGCTCGGTTGTTATGTAGGGGATTGGGGATTCGTTGGTGAGGAAGGGGAGTTGGGTGCGGGGCCAATTTATAGCGGCGGGAGGGGGCATTTGGGCGCGGGGTGGTGGAGATGTTGCGATCCGTGGGAGGTTGAGTTTGGCGCGTTGGATCAGTGATGGACGGGTGGCGTTGCGTGAGTGCAGGAGGGGTGGATCGGTGACGTGGCGGGGACGGAGGCCGATCCGCGGGAGGTCGTCGTGCGTGTTGATTGGTTCGTGGGAGTGATGGCGGATCGGTGACGTGGCGTTGGTGTTTCGCCTCGCCAGGAGTGGGCTTCCGTTGGTGGGCCGAAGAATGGAGATTGTTGTGTTGCAGTTCAGGCCTTtggttctctctctctctctctctctctctctctctctctctctctctctctctctctctctctctctctctcgcgaaACAGGCCTTTGGTTTTCTGTTATGCCCAACCTTTCTTTTCTGTCGACGCAAAAAAAAAATTCCCCTTGAGAAAGGCCATAGAACAGAACTACTCAAATTGTAACAAcgctttttcttttccccttgcaGATCATTTAAATTCGATACAATGCAAAGGACATGCATATACTGCACCTGGCTTTTACTCGAAGTGTGATATCTGCGGGATACTGACAACTGCGACACCATCAGTGTCAGTAGATCAAACATGTCTTTTCATTGTACCATCATCCCTAGCGCGAGCGCACTGAAATTGAACAGATGCAGTGGCCCATGCTCACACGTTTCTTGTTTGTATGATCACTATCTGATCTTTCAGAGTAATGACTATGCCTCTATGAGTCATATAAGTTACTTTTCTCCATGAACCTGATCATGAACATCAAAATCAGCTAGTTCACTCATAGTGAGAGAGCCATATACATCAATTGATTCACACTCGGTTGTTTACCtaaaacaaataaataaataaatttcaTCACCCAAATATATTGAGCATGCGTTCATGGTTCATTTGAGGTGCATATCCTGGTGATAGGTGTGGAGGATATCAATCTTCTATGTACAGGCAAGTTTCACTCAACTTAATAGCCAATGTTAAACACATCATCGCCCAATATCTGCCTGCAAACTGAACCTTTCGAACATCGACTTCAATTCCGAAGCCAGATCGCCCCTGCCCATCTTGTGCAGATCTTTGGCCACTTTAACATAAGCAGAATGGTCAGGCCTGAGGCCCTTCTCCATTAGCTCATATAGAACTCTGCCTGCATCAATGGTCTTCCCTGACTTCCGAAGCAGCTTTGCAAGCAGGCTGTAGTTCCGATTCGTAGAATGCCTGTCCCTGGTACTCATGTCACTGATATATCTGTGGGCATCGTCTATTCTCCCAGCGTAGAAATACCCCTTGATGAATGCAGAGTGTATGGTGATCCTGGGTGTCAGATTTGCCAAGAGCATCTGATCAAGAATCCGCATTGCCGAATCCATCTTTCCAGCCTTGCAGGCGTGGTGCGTGAGAATCTCGTATGTGAGTGAGTTTGGGACTTCACCAAGTTTAGACCTCTCCATGGTCTCCACAAGGCCGCACGCTTCTGCGGTCCTCCCGTTCTTGAGCAGGCA from Panicum hallii strain FIL2 chromosome 9, PHallii_v3.1, whole genome shotgun sequence includes:
- the LOC112876123 gene encoding histone H4; the encoded protein is MSGRGKGGKGLGKGGAKRHRKVLRDNIQGITKPAIRRLARRGGVKRISGLIYEETRGVLKIFLENVIRDAVTYTEHARRKTVTAMDVVYALKRQGRTLYGFGG